A DNA window from Mya arenaria isolate MELC-2E11 chromosome 17, ASM2691426v1 contains the following coding sequences:
- the LOC128223788 gene encoding carbonic anhydrase 2-like, with the protein MAHWGYMTKNGPSTWVKDFPIANGERQSPIDIVTSAAEYDSEVQGSSPLSTNYTPESEVKLVNNGHSIMCQITKKGVLTGGPLGKDEYRLEQFHLHWGAEDGRGSEHTVDGKMYASELHLVHWNATKYSSFADAVQKPDGLAVLGIFITPGVACNQFKVISDNCGKLKTSGAEMTVETTLDPTLLLPSNTNDYWTYLGSLTTPPLFESVTWIVFKEPVEYSKEQLSALRNLVDSDDNPMQDNYRPPAPLKQRKVKKTFT; encoded by the exons ATGGCGCATTGGGGATATATGACGAAAAATG GCCCATCGACTTGGGTCAAGGATTTCCCGATCGCCAACGGCGAACGTCAATCTCCTATCGATATCGTGACGTCAGCGGCGGAGTATGACTCCGAAGTCCAGGGATCCAGCCCCTTGTCGACCAACTACACTCCAGAGAGTGAAGTCAAGCTTGTCAACAACGGACACAGCATTATGTGCCAAATCACGAAAAAGGGAG TTCTGACAGGCGGTCCCCTGGGTAAAGATGAATACCGCCTGGAGCAGTTTCATCTTCATTGGGGTGCCGAGGACGGCCGTGGATCCGAACACACCGTCGACGGGAAGATGTACGCTTCAGAG CTTCATCTGGTTCACTGGAACGCTACTAAATACAGCAGCTTCGCAGACGCCGTCCAGAAGCCTGACGGACTAGCGGTTCTTGGCATTTTCATCACG CCTGGGGTTGCGTGCAATCAATTCAAAGTTATATCAGATAACTGTGGTAAATTGAAGACCAGTGGGGCGGAAATGACCGTGGAAACCACCCTTGACCCCACCCTCCTCCTGCCCT CAAACACGAACGATTACTGGACTTATCTCGGCTCCCTGACCACGCCCCCACTGTTTGAAAGTGTCACGTGGATTGTGTTTAAAGAGCCAGTCGAGTATTCAAAGGAGCAG CTCTCAGCTCTCCGAAACCTAGTGGACTCCGATGACAATCCTATGCAGGACAACTACCGGCCTCCGGCTCCTCTCAAGCAGAGGAAAGTGAAGAAAACCTTCACGTAA